In Anaerolineales bacterium, the following proteins share a genomic window:
- a CDS encoding aldehyde dehydrogenase family protein has translation MDQEKLAFINPATGVKFGEVNAATPNEVQHAVDEMRRSFPEWSGKPIRERIRILKKLQTLLIEERDHITSVINQDCGKSRQDALIELFVAVDMLAQHCAHAPKWLKKKRVSSGLYIFKQASIEYRPHGVVAVIAPWNYPFTLAVPPALIALLAGNTVVLKPSEVTPATGVLIEQLIQRVPELAPFMRVVHGGGNVGAALTKAKPDFIFVTGSTPTGKKILQTAAENLTPVSLELGGKDAMIVLEDADIDAAARWGSWGAFFNAGQTCMSVERVYVVESKYDEFVKRSVEYAKKLKAGFTTDFDSPYFLGPVSKRQAEIVNNHLQDAIAKGARVLTGGKEQGTFYSPIVMVDVDNSMMLMQEETFGPIMPIIKVKDEAEAIRLANDSKFGLSASVFSQNKERAKRVAYQLKAGGVIVNDSIAHFGIPMLPFGGMKESGFGRIHGEEGFMQFTQPVSYAMGPAPIKWDVATILRESGHYDLGTAIMGVVYGTTLKQKWETLSQLFRKRKKTETASEIKAEVAVTK, from the coding sequence ATGGATCAGGAAAAACTTGCCTTCATCAACCCCGCCACAGGAGTCAAATTTGGGGAGGTCAACGCCGCGACCCCCAACGAAGTTCAACATGCTGTGGATGAAATGCGCCGTTCTTTCCCCGAGTGGAGCGGGAAACCCATTCGCGAGCGGATTCGCATCTTGAAGAAACTGCAAACCCTGCTCATCGAGGAGCGCGACCACATCACCAGCGTCATCAATCAGGACTGCGGCAAAAGCAGGCAGGACGCGCTGATCGAGCTCTTCGTCGCGGTGGACATGTTGGCGCAACACTGCGCGCACGCGCCGAAATGGTTGAAGAAGAAGCGGGTTTCATCGGGTTTGTACATTTTCAAACAGGCATCCATCGAATATCGTCCGCATGGCGTGGTGGCAGTCATTGCGCCGTGGAATTATCCTTTCACGCTGGCGGTCCCGCCCGCGTTGATCGCTTTGCTGGCGGGCAATACCGTTGTGTTGAAGCCGTCGGAGGTCACGCCCGCGACGGGAGTGTTGATCGAGCAGTTGATTCAGCGCGTCCCCGAACTGGCTCCGTTCATGCGCGTGGTGCATGGCGGAGGGAACGTCGGCGCGGCGCTGACCAAAGCAAAGCCCGATTTTATTTTTGTCACAGGCTCCACGCCAACAGGCAAAAAGATTCTGCAAACCGCCGCCGAAAACCTGACACCCGTCTCGCTAGAGTTAGGCGGCAAGGACGCGATGATCGTTCTCGAAGACGCAGACATTGACGCCGCGGCGCGCTGGGGATCGTGGGGCGCGTTCTTCAACGCAGGGCAGACCTGCATGTCTGTCGAGCGCGTGTATGTCGTCGAATCAAAGTACGATGAGTTCGTCAAACGCTCAGTGGAATACGCAAAGAAACTCAAAGCAGGCTTCACCACAGACTTCGACAGCCCCTATTTTCTCGGACCCGTATCTAAACGGCAGGCGGAGATTGTCAACAACCATCTGCAAGATGCGATTGCAAAAGGCGCACGCGTGTTGACGGGTGGAAAAGAACAAGGAACGTTCTATAGCCCAATCGTGATGGTGGATGTGGACAATTCAATGATGTTGATGCAGGAGGAGACGTTCGGTCCGATCATGCCGATCATCAAGGTCAAAGACGAAGCGGAAGCGATCCGCTTGGCGAACGACAGCAAGTTTGGGTTGAGCGCGTCCGTTTTCAGTCAGAACAAGGAGCGGGCGAAGCGCGTCGCGTATCAACTCAAAGCGGGAGGCGTGATCGTCAATGACAGCATCGCCCATTTTGGTATCCCGATGCTTCCGTTCGGAGGTATGAAAGAGTCAGGCTTCGGTCGCATCCACGGCGAGGAGGGCTTTATGCAATTCACCCAACCCGTCAGTTATGCGATGGGACCTGCGCCCATCAAATGGGACGTCGCCACCATCCTGCGCGAGAGCGGGCATTATGATCTGGGAACTGCGATCATGGGAGTCGTATACGGAACGACGTTGAAACAGAAATGGGAAACGCTTTCGCAGCTCTTCCGCAAACGAAAGAAAACAGAAACCGCTTCGGAGATCAAGGCTGAGGTTGCGGTTACAAAGTGA
- a CDS encoding CopG family transcriptional regulator yields MNKMVRKQIYLQKGQEKQLKKVAEARGVSEAEIIRRALDTELKRAGYRLAYDNEAWQRLYKLMRDQDKKPPVPQKKRDWTREDLYEDRMKRYDRRAS; encoded by the coding sequence ATGAACAAGATGGTTCGCAAGCAAATCTACCTTCAAAAGGGTCAGGAAAAACAGCTAAAAAAAGTTGCCGAAGCGCGTGGGGTGAGCGAAGCGGAGATTATTCGACGCGCTCTAGACACCGAGTTGAAACGAGCTGGGTATCGTCTGGCGTATGACAACGAGGCTTGGCAGCGCCTTTACAAACTGATGCGCGACCAGGACAAGAAACCTCCCGTCCCTCAAAAAAAGCGGGATTGGACCCGTGAAGATCTCTATGAAGATCGAATGAAGCGATATGACCGTCGCGCTTCTTGA
- a CDS encoding gamma-aminobutyraldehyde dehydrogenase, with the protein MEHKLWIDGKWEDTKGGKMMAIEDPATGKKIAEVVDASRDDVDRAVQAAKRAFYDGRWSKKTPAERSKAIWKLADVIEANIEAIAKLESDNTGKPYAYVSLGGDLPFAIDNLRFFASAARDTHGSHAGEFMTGYTSMYRREPVGVVGQVAPWNYPFMMAAWKIGPALAAGCTIVLKPAPGTPLTTLMLADFIKEAGIPDGVVNIVTGGNDTGQAIVEHPDVRMVSLTGSTGTGKKIMKTAADTLKRVHLELGGKAPFIVFDDSDPELVAAKASMAATLNTGQDCTAATRLYVEKSKLKVMQEAVVEAVKNVKVGLPFEDGVQMGPLISGVQRERVSGFVDRAKAAGAKILTGGGVPKGFEAGYYYEPTVIGNVKQDAEIVQSEVFGPVITVQEFDDEADALSKGNDVLYGLAASIFTRDIGRAMRLSSQLEFGTVWVNDHLPLTSETPHGGFKQSGFGKDLSAEAIGDYQITKHVMIAQG; encoded by the coding sequence ATGGAACACAAACTCTGGATTGACGGCAAGTGGGAGGATACAAAAGGCGGGAAGATGATGGCAATCGAAGACCCCGCGACGGGGAAGAAGATCGCCGAAGTGGTGGACGCCAGCCGCGACGACGTTGACCGCGCTGTGCAAGCCGCCAAGCGCGCATTCTACGACGGTCGCTGGTCGAAGAAAACTCCCGCTGAACGCTCGAAGGCGATTTGGAAACTCGCCGACGTGATCGAAGCCAACATCGAAGCGATCGCCAAACTCGAATCCGATAACACGGGCAAACCATACGCGTACGTCAGTCTTGGCGGCGACCTGCCGTTTGCGATTGATAACCTGCGATTTTTCGCAAGCGCGGCGCGCGATACGCACGGCTCGCACGCGGGCGAATTTATGACGGGCTACACGTCCATGTATCGGCGTGAGCCTGTTGGAGTCGTCGGGCAGGTTGCGCCGTGGAACTATCCGTTCATGATGGCGGCGTGGAAGATCGGTCCCGCGCTTGCGGCGGGATGCACCATCGTGTTGAAGCCCGCGCCTGGCACGCCTCTCACCACGCTCATGCTTGCGGACTTCATCAAAGAAGCGGGCATCCCCGATGGCGTGGTCAACATCGTCACTGGCGGTAATGATACGGGTCAGGCGATCGTCGAGCATCCCGATGTCCGCATGGTGAGTCTCACGGGCTCCACTGGCACGGGCAAGAAAATTATGAAGACGGCGGCGGATACGCTCAAGCGCGTCCACCTTGAACTTGGCGGCAAAGCGCCGTTCATCGTGTTTGACGATTCGGATCCCGAACTTGTTGCGGCGAAGGCGTCCATGGCGGCGACGCTCAACACGGGTCAGGACTGCACGGCGGCGACTCGGCTGTACGTTGAGAAGAGCAAGTTGAAGGTCATGCAAGAAGCGGTTGTCGAAGCGGTGAAAAACGTCAAAGTGGGGCTTCCGTTTGAAGATGGAGTCCAGATGGGTCCGTTGATCTCTGGCGTTCAGCGAGAGCGTGTGTCTGGATTTGTGGATCGGGCGAAAGCCGCGGGCGCAAAAATTCTCACGGGCGGCGGCGTGCCGAAGGGATTCGAGGCGGGCTACTATTACGAGCCAACCGTGATCGGCAATGTCAAGCAGGATGCGGAGATCGTGCAGAGCGAAGTGTTCGGTCCTGTCATCACTGTGCAGGAATTCGACGATGAAGCCGACGCGTTGAGCAAAGGCAATGATGTGCTGTACGGACTCGCCGCGTCGATCTTCACGCGTGACATCGGACGCGCCATGCGCCTCTCTTCGCAATTGGAATTTGGTACAGTTTGGGTCAACGATCATCTCCCCTTGACCTCCGAAACCCCGCACGGCGGATTCAAGCAATCAGGCTTCGGCAAAGATTTATCCGCCGAGGCGATTGGCGATTATCAGATCACGAAGCATGTGATGATTGCGCAGGGATAA
- a CDS encoding aminotransferase class III-fold pyridoxal phosphate-dependent enzyme: MTSQLYTENFPHMTPAWSRIFNFVAERAEGSYIYTDDGRKLLDFTSGIGVTNTGHCHPKVVEAIREQAGNFIHAQANIVIHKPMLQLIEELRKIAPPTIDSFYFANSGAEALENAVKIAKVVTGRPNVIVFNGSFHGRTHAAMSLTTSKTIYRAGFAPLMAGVYVAPFPYAYAMNMTEEQASQYCLEQLEYLLASQTAPKETAAILIESVLGEGGYVVPPASFMKGLREICDKHGIMLIFDEVQSGFGRTGKWFALEHFDVIPDIITAAKGIASGMPLSGVFTRTEIMKKVETGSIGGTYGGNAIACAAGVASIRAMRDEKMLENSAEKGVQLMTGLRKLQEEYSQIGDVRGKGLMVATEFSLNGDRAKEKKLVKDVIHAAEEKGMLLLSCGTYDNTIRWIPPLNVTAEQVNDGLRIFGEALKETII, encoded by the coding sequence ATGACCAGTCAACTCTACACCGAAAATTTCCCCCACATGACTCCCGCGTGGAGCCGCATCTTCAACTTCGTCGCTGAGCGCGCCGAGGGATCGTACATCTACACCGACGACGGGCGCAAACTGCTCGACTTCACAAGCGGCATCGGCGTGACGAACACGGGTCATTGCCATCCGAAAGTTGTCGAGGCGATTCGCGAACAGGCGGGCAATTTCATCCACGCGCAGGCGAACATCGTCATCCACAAACCGATGCTGCAATTGATCGAAGAACTGCGGAAGATTGCGCCGCCTACGATCGATTCGTTTTACTTCGCCAACTCTGGCGCGGAAGCGTTGGAGAACGCGGTGAAAATTGCGAAGGTTGTCACTGGCAGACCGAACGTCATCGTCTTCAACGGCTCATTCCACGGGCGGACTCATGCCGCCATGTCGTTGACCACATCCAAGACGATTTACCGCGCGGGCTTTGCTCCGCTCATGGCGGGAGTGTATGTCGCGCCGTTTCCGTACGCGTATGCAATGAATATGACCGAAGAACAAGCCAGCCAGTATTGCCTCGAACAACTCGAATACCTGCTTGCCTCACAGACCGCGCCGAAAGAGACCGCCGCGATCCTGATCGAATCCGTTTTAGGTGAGGGCGGATACGTCGTGCCGCCAGCGTCGTTTATGAAAGGACTGCGCGAGATTTGCGACAAGCACGGCATCATGCTCATCTTCGACGAAGTGCAATCGGGCTTCGGTCGCACAGGGAAGTGGTTCGCGCTGGAACATTTCGATGTGATTCCCGACATCATCACCGCCGCAAAAGGAATCGCTTCGGGGATGCCGCTCTCTGGCGTTTTCACACGAACCGAGATAATGAAAAAAGTTGAGACTGGTTCCATCGGCGGGACGTACGGCGGTAATGCAATCGCCTGCGCGGCGGGCGTAGCCTCCATCCGTGCGATGCGTGACGAAAAGATGCTGGAGAATTCAGCCGAAAAAGGCGTTCAACTGATGACAGGCTTGCGAAAACTGCAGGAAGAATATTCGCAGATCGGCGACGTGCGCGGCAAGGGACTGATGGTCGCCACAGAATTTTCCCTGAACGGCGACCGCGCCAAAGAGAAAAAACTTGTGAAGGATGTCATCCACGCGGCGGAGGAAAAAGGCATGTTGCTCCTCTCCTGCGGGACGTACGACAACACCATCCGCTGGATTCCTCCCTTGAATGTGACGGCGGAGCAGGTCAATGATGGGTTGAGGATTTTTGGTGAGGCGTTGAAGGAAACGATAATATAG
- a CDS encoding NYN domain-containing protein gives MANENLNTLRNKIAILIDGDNAQSSLLPQMLVEAGRHGQVTVRRIYGDWTTNSMNSWKETLNFHAFQPIQQFRYTVGKNATDSAMIIDAMDIMHSAVVDGFCLVSSDSDYTRLATRIRETGIFVMGIGEKKTPKAFVNACDVFVYTENLAAEKKAAQQKQSHARKTTKTKDGKEDSDPMPMLSQAFEMAVGQDGWAPLAGMGNALYQLDPGFDPRTYGHKQLSKMIASLKDRFEMKTKDMEGQQIFYVRVKE, from the coding sequence ATGGCAAACGAAAACCTAAACACTCTTAGAAATAAAATCGCCATCCTCATTGACGGCGACAACGCGCAATCGTCCCTGCTTCCCCAAATGCTCGTGGAAGCGGGTCGGCACGGACAAGTCACCGTCCGCCGCATCTACGGCGACTGGACGACGAACAGCATGAACTCGTGGAAAGAGACGCTGAACTTTCACGCGTTCCAACCCATTCAGCAATTCCGCTACACCGTCGGCAAGAACGCCACCGACAGCGCCATGATCATCGACGCGATGGACATCATGCACTCCGCCGTAGTGGACGGGTTCTGTCTCGTCTCGTCCGATTCTGATTACACGCGGCTGGCGACACGCATCCGTGAGACTGGCATCTTCGTGATGGGTATCGGCGAAAAGAAGACGCCGAAAGCGTTCGTCAACGCCTGCGATGTATTCGTCTACACCGAGAACCTCGCGGCAGAGAAGAAAGCCGCGCAACAGAAACAATCCCACGCGAGAAAGACGACGAAAACCAAAGACGGGAAAGAAGACTCAGACCCAATGCCGATGCTCAGTCAAGCCTTCGAGATGGCGGTGGGACAAGACGGCTGGGCTCCGCTCGCAGGGATGGGCAACGCCCTCTACCAACTCGACCCAGGCTTCGACCCGCGCACGTACGGTCACAAACAACTCTCGAAGATGATCGCCAGTCTCAAAGACCGCTTCGAAATGAAAACGAAGGATATGGAAGGTCAGCAGATCTTTTATGTGCGGGTGAAGGAATAG
- a CDS encoding glutaredoxin family protein, producing the protein MYTTETCSDCVRAKKFFDARGIPHVRVKLEGDDQATQFVIQVNRGFRSVPTIVFPDGSVLVEPSWDELNAKF; encoded by the coding sequence ATGTATACCACCGAAACTTGCTCGGACTGCGTCCGTGCGAAAAAATTCTTCGACGCGCGAGGCATTCCCCACGTCCGCGTGAAACTCGAAGGGGACGATCAAGCCACCCAGTTCGTGATTCAGGTCAACCGTGGATTCCGATCCGTGCCGACGATTGTCTTCCCCGATGGTTCGGTGTTGGTCGAGCCGAGTTGGGATGAGTTGAACGCGAAGTTTTGA
- a CDS encoding MoxR family ATPase → MTDLKAFGENLAGNLEKVIVGKSQALELVVIGLLCQGHLLIEDVPGVGKTMLARSLAKSLDCSFNRIQFTPDMLPSDVTGVSIFNQQKRKFEFRAGPIMGQIVLADEVNRATPKTQAALLEAMEERQVTVDGVTHPLPKPFMVLATQNPIEYEGTFPLPEAQLDRFLLRIRMGYPSPTEEVKVLSGQQLKHPIEALKSVVKVKELLKAVEAVRKVYVSTAVQKYIIDLVGRTRHSNDVYLGASPRGSLALFRAGQARAALHGRDHVLPDDVKALAVAVLGHRIIVSPAARLRELSADRIVQEVIQSAAAPGGDYRVPAEKDKGQSK, encoded by the coding sequence ATGACCGACCTCAAAGCATTCGGCGAGAATCTCGCCGGCAATCTCGAAAAAGTTATCGTGGGCAAGAGTCAAGCATTGGAACTTGTCGTCATCGGCTTATTGTGCCAGGGTCATTTGCTTATCGAAGACGTGCCCGGCGTAGGCAAGACCATGCTGGCGCGCAGTCTTGCCAAATCGCTCGATTGTTCGTTCAACCGTATTCAGTTTACGCCCGATATGCTCCCCAGCGATGTTACGGGCGTATCTATTTTTAATCAACAGAAACGCAAATTCGAATTCCGTGCAGGTCCTATTATGGGACAGATCGTCCTTGCCGATGAAGTCAACCGCGCCACGCCGAAGACTCAAGCCGCGCTGCTCGAAGCGATGGAGGAACGGCAGGTCACGGTAGACGGAGTTACGCATCCGTTGCCAAAACCGTTCATGGTGCTTGCCACACAGAATCCGATCGAGTACGAAGGTACGTTTCCGTTGCCTGAGGCACAGTTAGACCGCTTCCTGCTTCGCATCCGCATGGGATATCCCAGCCCGACGGAGGAGGTGAAAGTGTTGAGCGGTCAGCAACTCAAGCATCCGATCGAAGCGTTGAAATCGGTGGTGAAAGTCAAAGAGTTGTTGAAAGCCGTCGAGGCAGTCCGCAAGGTATATGTTTCTACCGCTGTGCAAAAATATATCATTGACCTTGTTGGACGCACGCGTCATAGCAACGACGTATACCTCGGCGCGAGCCCGCGCGGGAGTCTGGCGTTGTTCCGCGCCGGGCAAGCGCGTGCCGCGTTGCACGGTCGCGACCATGTTTTGCCGGATGACGTTAAGGCGTTGGCGGTTGCGGTGCTTGGTCATCGCATCATTGTTTCGCCTGCCGCGCGTTTACGTGAGTTGAGCGCAGACCGCATCGTGCAGGAAGTGATTCAAAGCGCGGCGGCGCCCGGCGGCGATTACCGCGTGCCGGCGGAAAAGGATAAGGGTCAATCGAAGTGA
- a CDS encoding aspartate aminotransferase family protein has product MTKTLDRNHLINLLQSEETLFHKTHPKSYELYQRARRSLHGGVPMLWMVRWAGSFPVFVKEAKGARFTDVDGNSYIDFCLGDTGAMTGHAPEATAQAIAEQIQKGITLMLPYEDVIWVGEELQRRFKLPFWQFALTATDANRFALRMARLITDRPKILVFNYCYHGSVDESFIVLDEEGTPISRPNNMGPQVDPRHTTKVVEFNDIAALETALSARDVAAVLAEPVMTNIGIIHPDAGYHDALREITRKYGTYLIIDETHTICTSPGGYTASFDLQPDFLTLGKPIAGGVPAAVYGFTEEVSRAFAERLDLDDADVGGIGGTLAGNALSIAAMKATLQNVLTDEFYAKAIALQEKFTAGVESVIEEFNLPWIVKRLGNRSEYWFRPTPPRNGGEAFAAIDHDLDRYMHLYMLNRGILMTPFHNMALISPETTQADVDYHTKVFREAVQSLIA; this is encoded by the coding sequence ATGACCAAAACTCTCGACAGAAATCATCTGATTAACCTCCTCCAATCCGAAGAAACCCTCTTCCACAAAACCCATCCCAAATCATACGAACTCTATCAACGTGCCCGCAGGTCACTGCATGGCGGCGTGCCGATGTTGTGGATGGTGCGCTGGGCAGGATCGTTCCCTGTTTTCGTCAAGGAAGCGAAAGGCGCGCGCTTCACCGACGTGGACGGCAACTCGTACATTGACTTTTGTCTTGGCGACACGGGCGCAATGACGGGTCACGCGCCCGAAGCGACCGCGCAAGCCATCGCCGAGCAGATTCAAAAAGGCATCACGCTCATGCTTCCGTATGAAGATGTGATCTGGGTGGGCGAAGAACTTCAGCGCCGCTTCAAACTTCCCTTTTGGCAGTTCGCCCTCACCGCCACCGACGCCAACCGTTTCGCCCTCCGCATGGCGCGGCTCATCACCGACCGCCCGAAAATTCTCGTCTTCAATTATTGCTATCACGGCTCGGTGGACGAATCCTTCATCGTCCTCGACGAAGAAGGCACGCCGATCTCGCGCCCCAACAACATGGGTCCGCAAGTTGACCCGCGCCACACGACCAAAGTCGTCGAGTTCAACGACATCGCCGCCCTCGAAACCGCCCTCTCCGCCCGCGACGTCGCTGCCGTGCTCGCCGAGCCTGTGATGACCAACATCGGCATCATCCATCCCGACGCGGGCTATCACGACGCCCTGCGTGAGATCACCCGCAAATATGGGACTTATCTCATCATTGACGAGACTCACACCATCTGCACCTCGCCAGGTGGATACACCGCTTCATTCGACCTTCAGCCTGACTTCCTGACCCTCGGCAAACCCATCGCTGGAGGCGTTCCCGCCGCCGTGTATGGATTCACCGAAGAAGTCTCACGCGCCTTCGCCGAACGCCTCGACCTCGACGACGCAGATGTCGGCGGCATCGGCGGGACTCTGGCTGGCAACGCGCTGTCCATCGCGGCGATGAAAGCGACTCTGCAAAATGTTTTGACGGATGAGTTCTATGCCAAAGCCATCGCCTTGCAGGAAAAATTCACCGCTGGCGTCGAATCGGTCATCGAAGAATTCAACCTGCCGTGGATCGTCAAACGCTTGGGCAACCGCTCCGAATATTGGTTCCGACCCACGCCGCCGCGCAACGGAGGCGAAGCCTTCGCCGCCATTGACCACGACCTCGACCGTTACATGCACCTCTACATGCTCAACCGCGGCATCCTCATGACCCCCTTCCATAACATGGCGCTCATCTCACCCGAAACTACCCAAGCCGATGTGGACTATCACACGAAAGTGTTTCGGGAGGCGGTCCAAAGTTTAATTGCGTAG
- a CDS encoding SHOCT domain-containing protein, which yields MPPLFTMRGVQDVLELYEDRVTITPKGIFGAINKGFKGTKIIPFTSITAIQFKKSGILSGYLQFTIPGGNESRGGVFDATKDENSFLFAGTKANEDAEKIKNYIEKQIQKLRNPVAPRQESSSISSELEKLGELKNKGVLTDEEFRAAKKRLLGE from the coding sequence ATGCCGCCTTTATTCACTATGCGAGGAGTTCAAGACGTTCTTGAATTATACGAAGATAGAGTGACAATTACTCCGAAGGGGATTTTTGGCGCAATTAATAAAGGCTTCAAGGGAACAAAGATAATTCCATTTACTTCAATCACGGCTATTCAATTTAAAAAATCTGGTATTTTAAGTGGCTATCTTCAATTTACGATACCTGGCGGCAATGAAAGTCGTGGTGGAGTTTTTGACGCAACTAAAGATGAAAATTCGTTTCTATTTGCTGGCACAAAAGCCAATGAAGACGCAGAGAAAATAAAAAACTACATTGAAAAGCAGATACAAAAACTTCGTAATCCTGTTGCGCCAAGACAAGAGTCGTCGTCCATTTCCAGTGAACTTGAGAAATTAGGCGAATTGAAAAACAAGGGCGTTTTGACTGACGAAGAATTCCGAGCCGCTAAAAAGCGATTGCTTGGAGAATAA
- a CDS encoding glycosyltransferase yields MLRVAMLSYHTCPLATLGGKDTGGMNVYVRELTRQLGKMGIHVDVFTRSQDDHVPHVLHELGYGNRVVHIPAGPEHPVPKQELANYIPEFVAGIKAFACDKKIQYDVIHSHYWMSGIAAASLSDLWAGAPIVHMFHTLGEMKNRIARSDEEREGAYRIEGERQVIRRADRIVVATLAEQTQLRFLYKADASKMVVIPPGVNVSRFYPIPSDEAKEFVGLKPDNRMILFVGRIEPLKGVDTLLEAMSCLQMKESRPVHLAIIGGDPSASPEKMNAEMTRLKNLCEVLGLDQSVVFLGVRDQDKLSYYYSAAEVVVMPSHYESFGMVALEAMACGTPVIASEVGGLAYLVRDGETGFTIPAEEPETLCEKLSWLLNDPHLHDSMSKRAVEYAQDYAWEKVAGQIVGVYEELGKK; encoded by the coding sequence ATGTTACGCGTTGCCATGCTTTCTTATCACACCTGCCCGCTTGCCACGCTTGGCGGCAAAGACACGGGCGGCATGAACGTCTACGTCCGTGAGCTCACGCGCCAACTCGGCAAGATGGGCATCCACGTGGACGTGTTCACGCGCTCGCAGGACGATCACGTGCCGCACGTCCTGCACGAACTCGGCTACGGCAACCGCGTCGTCCACATCCCAGCGGGACCCGAACACCCCGTCCCGAAACAGGAACTCGCAAATTACATCCCCGAATTCGTCGCGGGGATCAAAGCCTTTGCCTGCGATAAAAAGATTCAATACGACGTCATCCACAGCCACTATTGGATGTCTGGGATCGCCGCCGCGTCTCTTTCGGACCTTTGGGCTGGCGCGCCCATCGTCCACATGTTCCACACGTTAGGTGAGATGAAGAACCGCATCGCCCGCTCGGACGAGGAACGCGAAGGGGCGTATCGAATCGAGGGTGAGAGGCAGGTCATCCGTCGCGCGGACCGAATCGTTGTCGCCACACTGGCAGAGCAGACGCAGTTGCGATTCCTCTACAAAGCGGACGCGTCCAAAATGGTCGTCATCCCGCCTGGCGTGAACGTGAGTCGCTTCTATCCGATTCCATCCGACGAGGCGAAAGAGTTTGTGGGCTTGAAACCCGACAATCGGATGATCCTGTTCGTGGGGCGTATCGAGCCGCTCAAAGGCGTGGACACGTTGCTCGAGGCGATGTCTTGTTTGCAGATGAAGGAGTCGCGCCCCGTGCATTTGGCGATCATCGGCGGCGACCCTTCGGCAAGCCCCGAAAAGATGAACGCCGAAATGACGCGCTTGAAAAATTTGTGCGAGGTTCTTGGGTTGGATCAATCGGTGGTGTTTTTGGGCGTGCGCGACCAGGATAAACTTTCGTATTATTACTCGGCGGCGGAGGTGGTGGTGATGCCGTCGCATTACGAATCGTTCGGCATGGTCGCGCTCGAAGCGATGGCGTGCGGGACTCCCGTCATCGCTTCCGAAGTGGGCGGGCTCGCCTACCTCGTCCGCGACGGCGAGACGGGATTCACCATCCCCGCCGAGGAACCCGAAACGCTGTGCGAAAAATTATCGTGGCTGTTGAACGACCCCCACCTGCACGACTCAATGAGCAAGCGCGCCGTCGAGTACGCGCAAGATTACGCGTGGGAGAAGGTCGCAGGGCAGATTGTGGGGGTGTATGAGGAGTTGGGGAAAAAGTAA
- a CDS encoding PIN domain-containing protein, protein MTVALLDTNILVYAFDRGEPEKRAQAMQLALEVQQNAVGCLSVQSLSEFFNAVTRGAKPKLSVDEALQAVQEYLLAFPIFLLTPSVVLEAARGVRDYSLSFYDAQLWASALINEVHIIFSEDFQDGQVIEGIRFVNPFVKDFKLEKWI, encoded by the coding sequence ATGACCGTCGCGCTTCTTGATACCAACATATTGGTCTATGCGTTTGATCGGGGAGAACCTGAAAAACGCGCGCAGGCTATGCAGTTGGCGCTCGAAGTACAGCAAAATGCCGTAGGTTGTTTAAGCGTGCAATCCCTTTCTGAGTTTTTCAATGCGGTTACGCGCGGGGCAAAACCCAAATTATCGGTAGATGAAGCGTTGCAGGCTGTTCAAGAATATTTGCTGGCTTTTCCAATCTTTTTACTTACGCCGTCGGTAGTGTTGGAAGCCGCTCGAGGAGTGCGAGACTATTCGTTATCTTTTTACGACGCTCAACTTTGGGCATCGGCATTGATCAACGAGGTTCATATAATCTTCAGTGAAGATTTTCAAGATGGACAGGTCATCGAAGGTATCCGCTTTGTGAACCCGTTCGTGAAAGATTTCAAATTGGAGAAATGGATATAA